The Podospora bellae-mahoneyi strain CBS 112042 chromosome 7, whole genome shotgun sequence genome includes a window with the following:
- a CDS encoding hypothetical protein (EggNog:ENOG503NVJQ; COG:B), whose protein sequence is MSETQESPGPSLEDLTPEEANRIIHSHRKVRYGTACWPCRQRKVKCDNKSPCENCVKREHPSLCSYKPNRSATSKSGSFGTESLTPGKKRPRSPDDADTRSQSNDPREAISTYEPDTAETTRYVGQNSIPALLRERTAANEPQDVNEIRQDMRSLLGLDNSAPFPLMSSRHLDRLTSDISAELPSDREVMKLFRTYKEIPQPFWGFVIDIDDLESRLMVYLEDRAKNARASTKATKPVSASWLAILPNLDSIQALLMTSFVLLNDMKAEASWALMGLTCRLAQSLGLHRPQQLDGRPSPEAEKREVSRRKLWYVPRLTTHPRNMYNLS, encoded by the exons ATGTCGGAGACACAGGAAAGCCCGGGGCCCAGCCTCGAGGATCTCACACCCGAGGAGGCCAACCGTATCATTCACTCCCACCGCAAAGTGAGATACG GCACTGCATGCTGGCCATGCAGACAGAGGAAAGTCAAGTGTGACAACAAGAGCCCCTGTGAGAACTGCGTCAAGAGAGAACATCCGTCGCTCTGCTCTTACAAGCCCAACCGGTCAGCCACAAGCAAGAGTGGCTCGTTTGGAACCGAGTCCCTCACTCCGGGAAAGAAACGCCCACGATCTCCAGATGATGCAGACACCCGAAGCCAGAGCAACGACCCTCGTGAAGCCATCAGCACTTACGAACCAGACACGGCCGAGACCACGCGTTATGTTGGCCAGAATAGCATACCAGCTTTGCTCAGAGAACGGACAGCAGCAAACGAACCCCAGGACGTCAACGAGATACGCCAAGACATGCGgtccctcctcggcctcgacaaCTCGGCACCCTTCCCGCTCATGTCTTCCCGTCATCTCGACCGGCTGACCTCTGACATTTCGGCCGAACTTCCCTCTGACCGGGAAGTCATGAA GCTATTCCGAACCTACAAGGAGATTCCCCAGCCATTCTGGGGGTTTGTCATTGACATTGACGACCTTGAATCTCGACTCATGGTGTACCTGGAGGACAGAGCAAAAAATGCCAGGGCGTCCACCAAAGCCACGAAACCCGTCTCTGCGTCATGGCTAGCCATCTT ACCAAATCTGGACTCCATCCAGGCCTTGCTCATGACGAGCTTTGTGTTGCTTAACGACATGAAGGCCGAGGCATCGTGGGCATTGATGGGCCTCACTTGCCGCCTAGCCCAGTCTCTTGGCCTTCATCGGCCACAACAACTAGATGGTCGGCCGAGCCCAGAAgcggagaagagagaggtgtCACGCCGAAAACTTTGGTATGTACCACGCCTGACTACTCACCCACGCAACATGTATAATTTGTCCTGA
- a CDS encoding hypothetical protein (EggNog:ENOG503NUEU; MEROPS:MER0034741; COG:G) — translation MAIKQWMGLLLAGSSLSSALPSSKAAARTTDAATEFVDNLVAELTAAYNDHQIRAPQCAQESTLVVDTGYAKYRGYYDSASALNHWKGIRYSQAPTGSLRWQPPRFPALASSAPVTDADAFGNTCYQHTPSTAFGSFPGPPGSEDCLFLNVVAPANATKLPVVVWIHGGGYGYGDSSQDLTQLINDNGKTFIGVSINYRLGAFGYLSSQEVKDNGVVNAGHLDQALALAWVKLHICKFGGDPSKVTIAGQSAGAGSVMHHALAVNGDLGSLLFDKGLAQSPYLPYQPNFNDAIPTSRYYAFSAAAGCPSSGSVFSCLLSKSAADLELASLSVTASSTQGSWGFWPVTDGVYIKNRPSAQLTAKRVNGNKLLVGYNAHEGPLFVPGPDAIETQADLLAWMALWFPNLTSAQLNSILAINPNSALSSASGPRFETDGLNTGGFNAINTSPDGVGQKQRGNNIYAEATFACPAYWLADAYSGNPGKSSWLYQFSVPFAYHGADINAAFGPSTPSLPSDITLAFRKAWGNFIVGANPSIANTIANGASSASPSAYHPASNWPVWNQNAPQFVNFNTTGGTLATVELPLVGPYPQYEGLGIKNAISVQNANTWEAYRGDRCAFYKNLGPYMPN, via the exons ATGGCCATCAAACAGTGGATGGGCCTGCTCCTCGCAGGCTCCTCGCTTTCTTCTGCCTTGCCCAGCTCCAAAGCCGCCGCACGCACTACAGATGCCGCCACCGAGTTTGTGGATAATCTTGTTGCCGAACTGACTGCAGCCTACAACGATCATCAAATCCGTGCGCCCCAGTGCGCTCAAGAATCGACCTTGGTCGTGGACACTGGCTATGCCAAGTACAGGGGCTACTACGACTCGGCATCTGCTCTGAATCACTGGAAGGG CATCCGATACTCGCAGGCTCCCACGGGTAGTCTGAGATGGCAGCCTCCCCGTTTCCCTGCTCTGGCCTCATCTGCGCCAGTCACTGATGCCGACGCCTTTGGCAACACATGCTATCAACACACTCCGAGTACAGCATTTGGCTCTTTCCCTGGGCCCCCTGGTAGCGAAGATTGCCTCTTCCTCAATGTCGTCGCCCCTGCCAATGCCACCAAGCTTCCAGTCGTGGTTTGGATCCACGGCGGAGGCTATGGGTATGGTGATAGTTCGCAAGATCTGACCCAGCTTATCAACGACAATGGGAAGACTTTCATTGGTGTTTCTATCAACTATCGT CTTGGTGCCTTTGGTTACCTGTCCTCccaggaggtcaaggacaatGGTGTTGTCAATGCCGGTCATCTTGACCAGGCTCTTGCTTTGGCCTGGGTCAAGCTCCACATCTGCAAATTTGGTGGTGATCCTTCTAAGGTCACTATCGCCGGGCAGTCCGCCGGTGCTGGCTCCGTTATGCACCACGCATTGGCTGTCAACGGTGACCTCGGCTCTCTTTTGTTCGACAAGGGACTTGCTCAGTCTCCCTACCTGCCTTACCAGCCCAACTTCAACGATGCTATCCCTACCAGCAGATATTATGCCTTCTCCGCCGCTGCCGGCTGCCCTTCCTCTGGCAGCGTCTTTTCTTGCCTGCTTAGCAAGAGCGCTGCCGACCTCGAGCTTGCTTCGCTTTCAGTCACTGCGTCGTCAACCCAGGGAAGTTGGGGCTTCTGGCCTGTGACTGATGGCGTGTACATCAAGAACCGTCCCAGTGCACAGCTCACCGCCAAGAGGGTCAACGGCAACAAGCTCCTCGTGGGGTACAACGCTCATGAGGGACCCCTCTTTGTGCCTGGGCCCGATGCGATCGAGACTCAggccgacctcctcgcctggATGGCTCTCTGGTTCCCCAACCTCACTTCGGCCCAGCTGAACAGCATCCTGGCCATCAATCCCAACTCGGCGCTGAGCTCTGCTTCCGGTCCCAGGTTTGAGACTGATGGTCTCAACACCGGCGGCTTCAacgccatcaacaccagcccCGACGGCGTCGGCCAGAAGCAGAGAGGCAACAATATCTACGCCGAGGCCACCTTTGCATGCCCTGCGTACTGGCTCGCCGATGCTTACTCGGGCAACCCGGGCAAGTCTTCCTGGCTGTATCAGTTCTCTGTTCCTTTTGCCTACCACGGAGCCGATATCAACGCAGCCTTTGGACCCAGCACCCCCAGCCTCCCCAGCGACATTACCCTCGCGTTCCGCAAGGCCTGGGGCAACTTTATCGTTGGTGCAAACCCATCCATCGCCAACACGATTGCGAACGGAGCCTCCTCTGCATCTCCTAGCGCATACCACCCCGCATCCAACTGGCCTGTCTGGAACCAGAACGCGCCCCAGTTTGTCAACTTCAACACAACCGGCGGGACTCTCGCTACTGTTGAGCTTCCATTGGTGGGGCCCTATCCCCAGTATGAGGGTCTGGGCATCAAGAATGCCATTTCAGTTCAGAATGCCAACACTTGGGAGGCTTACCGTGGGGACAGATGCGCCTTCTACAAGAATCTTGGCCCATACATGCCGAACTGA
- a CDS encoding hypothetical protein (EggNog:ENOG503NVJQ; COG:B), with translation MSQTAETEGWAYLEAMYHLCKIISQRLNPDAASNATYSQILDNCKAVEHIRDKCLNQLRNKDACKSALDRLQHFAIRLHTSFILSVCCRPALMRSESTRLDAPQKKFLADRCKLNLTETVRMFLAMHQLSVIPTRSWAFTYHGLSSAVLLGILGDSKGDPEVRQLQGDLISALSATAAKEQTSPQPHIHRSDHDIELSGPLSRALMALKNIYDHGSVIGPGPMKESGANSGAGSGTRTPLQPGTQSGYPIHGLPLPQDSISRMPTSLDPHQNAALAMAEMQQNGGQLDTPDPFGTPVDSMNFDFLAHPPPGQPQQQFYF, from the exons ATGTCCCAAACTGCCGAGACAGAGGGCTGGGCATACCTCGAGGCCATGTACCATCTCTGCAAGATCATATCTCAGCGGCTCAACCCCGACGCTGCTTCCAACGCTACGTACAGTCAGATCTTGGATAACTGCAAGGCTGTCGAACATATCCGGGATAAATGCCTGAATCAGCTGCGGAACAAGGATGCTTGCAAGTCAGCATTGGACCGCCTACAACATTTTGCCATTCGGTTACACACTTCGTTCATTCTGTCAGTTTGCTGTCGGCCAGCTTTGATGCGTTCCGAGAGTACCCGTCTCGACGCGCCACAAAAGAAGTTCCTCGCCGACCGATGCAAATTGAATCTGACCGAGACAGTGCGCATGTTTCTCGCCATGCACCAGCTTTCAGTCATTCCCACTCGTTCATGGGCCTTCACCTACCATGGCCTTTCCTCGGCTGTGCTTCTGGGAATTCTGGGTGACTCCAAAGGGGATCCTGAAGTCCGCCAACTGCAAGGGGACCTGATATCAGCGCTTtcggcaacagcagccaaggAACAAACGTCCCCCCAACCGCACATCCATCGGTCTGACCACGATATTGAACTTTCGGGTCCCCTGTCCCGTGCTCTGATGGCACTCAAGAATATCTACGATCATGGATCCGTAATCGGCCCCGGCCCCATGAAGGAGAGCGGTGCGAACTCTGGCGCGGGCTCTGGCACCCGAACACCACTGCAGCCAGGGACTCAATCAGGATATCCTATTCATGGTCTTCCGCTGCCACAGGACTCCATTTCCCGGATGCCCACTAGTTTGGATCCACATCAAAATGCAGCCTTGGCCATGGCAGAGATGCAGCAGAACGGAGGACAATTGG ACACTCCTGATCCGTTCGGCACTCCGGTAGACTCGATGAATTTTGACTTTCTTGCGCACCCACCACCGggccaaccacagcagcagtttTACTTCTAG
- a CDS encoding hypothetical protein (EggNog:ENOG503PDCQ; COG:S) has translation MSLTLSSITISTFSKGLSTLVHILQKAEEYAASQGLDANAEYINARLIDDMLPLTFQVQNVTNTVRKTLTRSQGKADEPWEDGEKTFVELYARIEKARQVIKEADAAAIDAKADETVDLALGPTTIKIVSRDSVLNQGIPNFFFHLNTAYAILRSKGVPVGKRDYIGSFLA, from the exons ATgtctctcactctctcttcCATTACTATTTCTACCTTTTCCAAGGGTCTCTCCACACTCGTTCATATTCTCCAAAAGGCCGAAGAATATGCTGCATCACAGGGCCTCGATGCCAATGCCGAGTACATCAATGCCAGGCTCATCGATGACATGCTCCCCCTGACCTTTCAAGTTCAGAATGTTACCAACACTGTCCGCAAAACCCTCACCCGCTCCCAAGGGAAGGCTGATGAGCCttgggaagatggagagaagACATTTGTCGAGTTGTATGCCCGCATTGAGAAGGCGAGGCAGGtgatcaaggaggccgaTGCTGCTGCTATTGACGCCAAAGCCGATGAAACTGTCGATCT TGCTTTGGGGCCAACAACCATCAAGATTGTCAGCAGAGACTCAGTCCTCAACCAGGGAATccccaacttcttcttccatctcaacaCGGCGTATGCCATTCTCAGGAGCAAAGGCGTTCCAGTTGGCAAAAGAGACTACATTGGAAGCTTCTTGGCTTAA
- a CDS encoding hypothetical protein (EggNog:ENOG503PBK2) produces the protein MTDATSASPPAPPLSSNAHEDESSTVIGAIIFCLVWSTVMVGMRLWTRGKMIKQLGIDDYACILGLLTTCGSAIAIGHMTTFGLGRHISVMKQNDIPLYLRDFYVSIVMYCCALLFLKLTFLFQYYRVLAVQHMRIVYLVAIFIVGGWALSQVLVGIFICTPIRAFWLGVPDIEGATCIPNIPQWYINAAGNIVTDVAVFALPLPALWKLKLAKGQKYVLIGIFSLGFFTVIISMIRIKYLQLYEDFPWENVTSSLWSVGELTSAITCACLPTLRPFLATYFPRLASAIGGSRAHPTGAMSAGVAVDGTGRIRTVDPETGVYYVGRGQHSRARSGAKKGAAVTVEYSDGTGSEVELSPQQTKVNPFEAHVIHKLESLDEVSIVSRDIR, from the exons ATGACAGACGCAACATCAGCCAGtccgccagcaccaccgctCTCGTCCAACGCCCACGAAGACGAATCCTCCACGGTGATTGGGGCTATCATCTTCTGCCTGGTATGGTCAACTGTAATGGTAGGCATGCGCCTGTGGACGCGGGGCAAGATGATCAAGCAGCTTGGGATAGATGACTATGCCTGCATCCTAGGCTTG CTCACGACATGTGGCTcagccatcgccatcggCCATATGACAACCTTTGGCCTGGGAAGGCACATCTCGGTCATGAAACAAAACGATATTCCCCTGTACCTTCGAGACTTTTACGTTTCCATCGTCATGTACTGCTgcgccctcctcttcctcaagcTCACGTTTCTCTTCCAATACTACCGCGTTCTGGCCGTCCAGCATATGCGCATCGTTTATCTCGTCGCCATTTTCATCGTCGGGGGCTGGGCCCTCTCCCAAGTCCTGGTGGGCATCTTCATCTGCACTCCCATCCGCGCGTTTTGGCTCGGGGTGCCCGATATCGAAGGTGCCACGTGTATTCCAAACATACCTCAATGGTACATCAATGCCGCGGGCAATATCGTGACAGATGTGGCTGTCTTTGCGCTGCCTTTGCCGGCTTTGTGGAAGTTAAAGCTGGCCAAAGGTCAGAAGTATGTGCTGATTGGCATTTTCagcttgggcttctt CAccgtcatcatctccatgATCCGGATCAAGTATCTTCAACTGTACGAAGACTTCCCCTGGGAAAACGTCACGTCCTCCCTCTGGTCCGTTGGCGAGCTGACCTCGGCTATCACTTGCGCCTGCCTGCCTACCCTCCGCCCCTTCTTGGCGACCTACTTTCCCAGATTGGCATCGGCCATTGGTGGTAGCAGGGCTCATCCCACAGGCGCTATGAGTGCCggcgttgctgttgatggaaCCGGCCGTATCCGAACAGTGGATCCCGAAACGGGCGTTTACTACGTCGGCAGAGGACAGCACTCGCGCGCCCGCAGTGGCGCGAAAAAAGGTGCGGCGGTAACGGTCGAGTACTCTGACGGGACCGGTAGTGAGGTTGAGCTGTCGCCACAGCAGACGAAGGTCAACCCATTCGAGGCTCACGTGATCCACAAGTTGGAAAGTCTAGATGAGGTCAGTATTGTCAGTAGAGACATTCGATGA